The following proteins come from a genomic window of Rattus norvegicus strain BN/NHsdMcwi chromosome 8, GRCr8, whole genome shotgun sequence:
- the Nicn1 gene encoding nicolin-1 isoform X2, translating into MLCDMNRILELRLILRQPSPLWLSFSVEELQIYQQGPKSPSLAFPKWLSHPVSNEQPAPRLEGLPDPSRVSSEVQQMWALTEMIRANHTSTRIGRFDVDGCYDLNLLSYTCFCPSCPE; encoded by the exons ATGCTGTGTGACATGAACAGAATACTGGAGCTGCGTCTGATTCTGCGGCAGCCGTCACCACTGTGGCTGTCTTTCTCCGTGGAGGAACTGCAAATCTACCAGCAAGGACCAAAG AGCCCCTCCTTGGCTTTCCCCAAGTGGCTTTCCCACCCAGTGTCCAATGAGCAGCCTGCTCCCCGCCTTGAG GGTCTCCCAGACCCCAGCAGAGTCTCCTCTGAGGTGCAGCAGATGTGGGCATTGACAGAGATGATCCGGGCTAATCATACTTCCACAAGGATCGGCCGCTTTGAC GTGGACGGCTGTTATGATCTGAATTTACTCTCCTACAC ttGCTTCTGCCCATCCTGCCCAGAGTGA